A stretch of the Streptococcus himalayensis genome encodes the following:
- a CDS encoding glycosyltransferase family 4 protein encodes MIPFALQYILLLIATFFIGVFLTPLVRLFSFKIGAIDYPNARRINKKPMPSAGGLAIVIAFTIASMVLLPMIVPITSNHLEYREYILPLVIGGWVIALTGLMDDVKELKPLPKLLGIILAASLVWYFTGFRLDAFKLPFGGPLLFFKPWLSYLLTVLWIASITNAVNLIDGLDGLVSGVSIISLITMGIVSYFFLPVPNLFLTLTIFVLVLAIAGFFPYNYHPAIIYLGDTGALFIGFMIAVLSLQGLKNATAVAVVTPIIILGVPLSDTFLAIIRRTLAGQKIYKPDKHHLHHRLLSLGLTHRGTVLVIYGISMIFAMISLLLNISSRIGGVLLVMGLVFGTELLAELIGVLGPNRTPLLTILRFLGNSSYREEVRAKRRKKGK; translated from the coding sequence ATGATTCCATTTGCATTACAGTATATTTTGCTCTTGATTGCAACTTTTTTTATCGGAGTGTTCTTGACTCCCTTGGTGAGACTTTTCTCCTTTAAAATTGGTGCGATTGACTATCCAAATGCAAGACGAATCAATAAAAAACCGATGCCGAGTGCTGGTGGCTTGGCCATTGTCATCGCTTTTACGATAGCGAGTATGGTACTGCTTCCAATGATTGTCCCTATCACGTCTAATCATTTGGAATATCGGGAATACATCCTTCCCTTGGTGATTGGAGGATGGGTGATTGCCTTGACTGGTTTGATGGATGATGTAAAAGAATTAAAGCCGTTGCCAAAACTGCTAGGAATTATCCTTGCCGCCAGTCTTGTCTGGTATTTTACGGGCTTTCGATTGGATGCTTTTAAACTCCCCTTTGGCGGACCCTTGTTATTTTTTAAGCCTTGGCTATCTTACCTGTTAACCGTTCTTTGGATTGCAAGCATTACCAATGCGGTTAATCTAATTGACGGTCTGGATGGCTTGGTGAGTGGGGTTTCCATTATTTCTTTGATTACCATGGGGATTGTTTCCTATTTTTTCCTTCCAGTACCCAATCTTTTTCTGACGCTGACTATTTTCGTCTTGGTTTTAGCGATTGCGGGATTTTTCCCCTATAACTATCATCCGGCGATTATCTATCTGGGAGACACTGGAGCGCTCTTCATTGGTTTTATGATTGCGGTTTTGTCGCTCCAAGGCTTGAAAAATGCAACGGCGGTCGCTGTGGTAACGCCGATTATTATTCTAGGCGTTCCTCTTTCAGATACATTTTTAGCCATTATTCGAAGGACACTGGCAGGTCAGAAGATTTATAAACCTGATAAACATCATTTGCACCACCGCCTCTTGTCCTTAGGCTTGACGCATAGGGGAACGGTATTAGTGATTTATGGAATTTCCATGATTTTTGCCATGATTTCGTTATTGCTCAATATTTCTAGTCGCATCGGAGGCGTTCTCTTAGTGATGGGACTGGTCTTTGGGACAGAATTATTAGCGGAATTAATCGGAGTTTTGGGTCCTAATCGAACACCCTTACTGACGATTTTACGCTTTTTAGGAAATTCGTCCTACCGAGAAGAAGTGCGTGCTAAGCGACGTAAAAAAGGTAAATAA